The Candidatus Limnocylindrales bacterium DNA segment GGAAGCGGGTGCCGATCGGAGCGTGCTCGTTCATCTCGCCGTTCAACTTTCCGCTCAACCTGGCGGCCCACAAGATCGCTCCGGCGCTCGCTGTCGGCTGCCCGTTCGTGCTCAAGCCGGCCAGCCTGACTCCCATCGGCGCACTGATGATCGGGGAGATCCTGGCCGAGACGCGGCTGCCGCGCGGCGCGTTTTCGATCCTGCCGTGCCCGCGCGACGGCGCGGACCTGTTCTGCAAGGACGAGCGCTTGAAGCTGCTCAGCTTTACCGGCTCTCCGTCGGTCGGATGGCACCTGAAAGCCAATGCCGGAAAGAAAAAGGTCGTGCTCGAGCTCGGCGGCAACGCCGCCGTGGTCGTCGATCGCGACTGGGACGTTGCCGACGCGGCCGAGCGCATCCTGTTCGGCGCGTTCTACCAGTCCGGACAGAGCTGCATCAGCGTGCAGCGGATCTATGCGCATTCGGAGATCTACGACCGCCTGCGCGATCGTCTCGTCGACGGCACGCGCGCGCTCGTCTGCGGAAATCCGAGAGACGAAGCGGTCTCGATCGGGCCGCTGATCTCCGAACGCGACGCCGAGCGGCTCGAGAGCTGGATTCAGGACGCGGTCGCGAGCGGGGCAACGCTGCTCTGCGGCGGCGAGCGGAGCGGAGCGATGCTGTCACCGGCGCTTCTCGAAGGCGTGCCGCGCGGCGCGATCTTGTCGTGCGAAGAAGCCTTTGGTCCGGTCGCGATCCTCGAACGTTTCGACGACTTCGATGCGGCCCTGGACGAGGTCAACCACAGCGCGTACGGGCTTCAGGCCGGCGTGTTCACGCGCGACCTGTTCAAGGCGGAGCGGGCGTGGAACGTGCTCGAGGTCGGCGGCGTAATCATCGGCGACGTGCCGAGTTGGCGCGTCGATCACATGCCGTACGGCGGCGTCAAGGACAGCGGGCTCGGACGCGAGGGAGTGCGGTTCGCGATGGAAGACATGACCGAAATCCGCATGCTGGTGGTGCGCGGATCTTGATCGCGTCGTCTCTTAAGCCGCCTGACAGCAGCTCATTCTTGAAAAGACGACGTTTTTTTAAATGTACCTGTCCCCTTTTTCTCAGAGCAGCTTCGCGCGGCGCAGCAGGAAGACCAGTGTGCCGGCGATGGTCAGCACGACGAGCCAGAACAGCGCGTAGCCGTACTCCCATTTGAGCTCGGGCAGGATCTCGAAGTTCATCCCGTAGATGCCGCACAGGAACGTGAGCGGCATGAAGATCACGCTGACGGCGGTCAGGCGCTTCATGACTTCGTTGGTCCGGTAGCCGACCATCGACATGTAGAGGTCGAGCGATCCCGAGAGGATGTCGCGGTCGGCGAGCAGATCGGCGAGGATGCATTCGACCGTGGTCGCCATGTTGGACAGGAACGGACGCGTCTCCTCGCTGATGAACGGCG contains these protein-coding regions:
- a CDS encoding aldehyde dehydrogenase family protein, which produces MTGLRASYPYWLAGRDVAANTDLAVTDKFTGEVATRVALAGPSVISEAIAAAAAAVEPMREMAAFERQAVLDHCVKRFRERFDELALALCIEAGKPIRDARGEVTRLIDTFRIAAEESVRMTGEVMTLDISARAKGYRGMWKRVPIGACSFISPFNFPLNLAAHKIAPALAVGCPFVLKPASLTPIGALMIGEILAETRLPRGAFSILPCPRDGADLFCKDERLKLLSFTGSPSVGWHLKANAGKKKVVLELGGNAAVVVDRDWDVADAAERILFGAFYQSGQSCISVQRIYAHSEIYDRLRDRLVDGTRALVCGNPRDEAVSIGPLISERDAERLESWIQDAVASGATLLCGGERSGAMLSPALLEGVPRGAILSCEEAFGPVAILERFDDFDAALDEVNHSAYGLQAGVFTRDLFKAERAWNVLEVGGVIIGDVPSWRVDHMPYGGVKDSGLGREGVRFAMEDMTEIRMLVVRGS